From Rudanella lutea DSM 19387, a single genomic window includes:
- a CDS encoding MFS transporter, translating into MSIPTTQAPPRSNTASLFSLPVIVAALGYFVDIYDLLLFGIVRVPSLKEMGLNAEQISTVGTSILNWQMGGLLLGGILWGVLGDKRGRLSVLFGSIITYSLANIACGFVDQVTFMDPFTYYALMRFIAGIGLAGELGAGITLVSEVLPKELRAIGTSLVAGIGLFGAVVAYFTVQWFSWQMAFFVGGGMGIGLLLLRVGVVESGMFKNVTEQEDVKRGDFFSFFTNADRLTRYLKCIGIGLPTWFVIGILATLSNEFGVALGLDEEIKPGLAIMWTYVGLATGDLISGVLSQYLESRKKAVALLMAFTLLITIIYLYGGVKSGTTFYTLCGLMGFGIGYWAMFVTIGAEQFGTNLRATAATTVPNMVRGLVIPMTTSYQLLKPSVDVIQAGAIVGLVAFAIGFYSILTVPETHGKDLDYLE; encoded by the coding sequence ATGTCTATTCCTACAACGCAAGCCCCTCCCCGTTCTAACACGGCCTCATTATTTAGCCTGCCTGTTATTGTAGCCGCCCTTGGCTACTTCGTCGATATCTACGACCTGCTGCTGTTTGGCATTGTGCGGGTACCCAGTCTGAAAGAAATGGGTCTCAACGCCGAGCAAATCTCAACCGTAGGCACCAGCATTCTGAACTGGCAAATGGGCGGTTTGCTGCTGGGCGGAATCCTCTGGGGGGTTCTGGGCGATAAGCGCGGCCGCCTGTCGGTGTTGTTTGGCAGCATCATCACCTATTCGCTGGCTAACATTGCCTGTGGCTTTGTGGATCAGGTTACGTTTATGGACCCTTTCACCTATTACGCCCTCATGCGGTTCATAGCCGGCATTGGTTTGGCGGGTGAGCTGGGGGCCGGTATCACGCTGGTGAGTGAGGTGTTACCCAAAGAGTTACGCGCCATTGGCACCTCGCTGGTGGCGGGCATCGGCCTGTTTGGGGCAGTGGTAGCCTACTTCACCGTGCAGTGGTTTAGCTGGCAGATGGCCTTTTTTGTAGGGGGCGGCATGGGTATCGGCCTGTTACTGCTCCGCGTGGGGGTGGTGGAGTCGGGCATGTTTAAAAACGTGACCGAGCAGGAAGACGTGAAGCGGGGCGATTTCTTCTCGTTTTTCACCAACGCCGACCGCCTGACCCGCTACCTCAAGTGCATCGGTATTGGCCTGCCCACCTGGTTTGTGATTGGGATCCTGGCCACACTATCCAACGAGTTTGGGGTAGCGCTGGGCCTCGACGAAGAAATCAAGCCGGGCCTCGCTATCATGTGGACCTACGTAGGTCTGGCCACGGGCGACCTTATCAGCGGGGTACTGAGTCAATATCTGGAATCGCGCAAAAAAGCCGTGGCCCTGCTCATGGCCTTCACGCTGCTCATTACCATAATTTACCTGTACGGCGGGGTTAAATCGGGCACCACCTTCTACACCCTTTGTGGCCTTATGGGATTCGGCATTGGGTACTGGGCCATGTTTGTTACTATCGGGGCCGAGCAGTTTGGCACCAACCTCCGGGCTACAGCAGCCACTACGGTACCCAACATGGTGCGCGGGCTCGTAATTCCGATGACTACCTCGTACCAACTCCTCAAACCAAGCGTCGACGTGATTCAGGCCGGGGCCATTGTAGGCCTGGTAGCGTTCGCTATCGGCTTTTACTCCATTCTGACCGTTCCCGAAACCCACGGTAAAGACCTGGATTATTTAGAATAA
- a CDS encoding sugar phosphate isomerase/epimerase family protein: MSLPSVSRRQALATFGASAGATLLPALSTPAEAAKPAASFTPCLNMSTIMGHKLGFAKELEVASKAGFRSVEIWMNSLQAFLDQGGTLAEARQRLNDLGLKAENAIGFATWIVDDNAQRAKALDQLKREMDQLAAVGCTRTAAPPMGATTQPGLDLKKAAERFRTILELGDQTGVHPQLELWGFSKNLNRLSDVLYVAAEAGHPSARVLLDVYHLYKGGSAIESLALVGKPAVEIFHINDYPNIARETIVDADRVYPGDGIAPIKPILTAIRNPDRPIVLSFEVFNKGYYAQDPLVVAKTALQKMNAILKSL, translated from the coding sequence ATGTCTCTCCCATCCGTTTCGCGTCGTCAGGCATTAGCTACTTTTGGAGCGAGTGCCGGAGCCACCCTCCTACCCGCCCTCAGCACGCCCGCCGAGGCCGCCAAACCAGCCGCTTCATTTACTCCCTGCCTGAATATGAGCACCATTATGGGCCATAAACTGGGGTTTGCCAAAGAACTTGAAGTAGCGTCGAAAGCCGGGTTTCGGTCGGTAGAAATCTGGATGAACTCGTTGCAGGCGTTTCTGGATCAGGGCGGCACCTTAGCCGAAGCCCGCCAACGGTTAAACGACCTCGGCCTGAAAGCCGAAAACGCCATCGGGTTTGCGACCTGGATTGTCGACGATAACGCCCAACGGGCCAAAGCCCTCGATCAGCTCAAGCGCGAGATGGATCAGTTGGCCGCTGTAGGGTGCACCCGCACGGCTGCCCCCCCGATGGGCGCCACCACGCAGCCCGGTCTGGACCTGAAAAAAGCCGCCGAACGGTTCCGCACCATTCTTGAGCTCGGCGACCAAACCGGCGTACACCCGCAGCTTGAACTCTGGGGCTTTTCGAAAAACCTCAACCGCCTGAGCGACGTGCTGTACGTAGCCGCCGAAGCGGGCCACCCCTCGGCACGGGTATTGCTCGATGTATACCACCTGTACAAAGGCGGTTCGGCTATCGAAAGTCTGGCGCTGGTGGGAAAACCGGCCGTTGAGATTTTCCACATTAACGACTACCCCAACATTGCCCGCGAGACCATCGTCGATGCCGACCGGGTGTACCCCGGCGACGGTATTGCGCCCATCAAGCCGATTCTGACGGCCATCCGCAACCCCGACCGGCCCATTGTACTCTCGTTTGAGGTGTTTAATAAAGGGTACTATGCGCAAGACCCACTTGTAGTGGCCAAAACAGCCCTGCAAAAGATGAACGCCATTCTGAAAAGCCTTTGA
- the nfi gene encoding deoxyribonuclease V (cleaves DNA at apurinic or apyrimidinic sites), protein MNYTPLHPWDVTPTEAVALQQQMRQQIRIEPLTQPVRTIAGCDISFNKFEETVYAGIVVLNLADLSVLEEVGVISRATFPYVPGLLSFREAPALLEAWEKLQKAPDAVMFDGHGMAHPRRIGIAAHIGLFIDRPSFGCGKSVLVGKYDEPAPERGNWSPMRHYGEVVGAALRTKNRVNPVYVSPGHRIDLPAAIELTLACDGGYRIPEPTRRAHNLVNALRRGERVPG, encoded by the coding sequence ATGAATTACACGCCCTTACACCCCTGGGACGTAACCCCCACCGAGGCCGTTGCGCTGCAACAACAGATGCGCCAACAGATTCGGATTGAGCCACTGACGCAACCCGTCCGGACGATTGCGGGCTGCGATATTTCGTTCAATAAGTTTGAGGAAACGGTGTATGCGGGGATTGTGGTGCTAAATCTGGCTGATTTGTCGGTGCTTGAAGAGGTGGGCGTCATCAGCCGCGCTACGTTTCCGTACGTGCCGGGTTTGCTGTCGTTTCGGGAGGCTCCAGCCCTGCTCGAAGCCTGGGAGAAGCTCCAGAAAGCCCCCGACGCGGTGATGTTCGACGGGCATGGCATGGCGCACCCGCGTCGGATTGGCATTGCGGCCCACATTGGCCTGTTTATCGACCGGCCTTCGTTTGGGTGTGGCAAGTCGGTGCTGGTGGGTAAGTACGACGAGCCCGCTCCCGAACGGGGCAACTGGTCGCCCATGCGGCATTATGGTGAGGTGGTGGGGGCTGCGCTCCGCACCAAAAATCGGGTCAATCCGGTGTACGTTTCGCCCGGCCACCGGATCGACCTGCCTGCGGCTATTGAGTTAACCCTCGCCTGCGACGGAGGCTACCGTATTCCTGAGCCTACGCGCCGGGCGCACAATCTGGTGAATGCGTTGCGCAGAGGAGAAAGAGTACCTGGCTAG
- a CDS encoding Gfo/Idh/MocA family protein: protein MNIAIIGPAKVAHLHAKAAQSVGNLVAVYGRNKERAQAFADQYGIAAYTDIADMITREKVDVCIVCTPHPAHREVTIPALEAGAHVLVEKPLAASVEDCDAMIEAAQKANRFLGTVSQRRFYASSTRVKQAILDGKIGNPALGVAQLLGWRGEAYYASDPWRGKWATEGGGVLVNQAPHQLDLLLWYMGEPESVFGVWANVNHPYIEVEDTALAIVRFKNGGLGNIMLSNSQKPGLYGKVHVHGSSGASVGVQTDGGSMFVAGQSTIQEPPANDLWTVPGEEHLLAEWVKADADHFHSVDNMVFFFAEQLREFCESVGQNRTPAVTGEDGRRVVQLFQAIYESQRTGGVVNF, encoded by the coding sequence ATGAACATCGCAATCATCGGGCCTGCTAAAGTGGCCCATTTACACGCCAAGGCCGCTCAGTCGGTCGGTAATCTGGTGGCCGTTTATGGCCGAAATAAGGAACGGGCCCAGGCTTTTGCCGATCAGTATGGCATTGCGGCTTATACCGACATTGCCGACATGATTACCCGCGAAAAGGTCGACGTTTGTATCGTTTGCACCCCTCACCCGGCCCACCGCGAAGTAACTATCCCGGCGCTCGAAGCGGGGGCGCATGTGCTGGTCGAAAAGCCCTTAGCCGCGTCGGTGGAAGACTGCGACGCCATGATTGAGGCCGCTCAAAAGGCCAACCGGTTTCTGGGCACGGTGAGCCAACGTCGGTTCTATGCCTCAAGCACGCGTGTGAAGCAGGCTATCCTTGACGGTAAAATTGGCAATCCGGCGCTGGGTGTGGCGCAACTGCTGGGTTGGCGGGGCGAGGCCTATTACGCCAGCGATCCCTGGCGCGGCAAGTGGGCCACCGAAGGCGGTGGCGTACTGGTGAACCAGGCCCCCCACCAGCTGGACTTGCTGCTCTGGTACATGGGCGAACCCGAATCGGTGTTTGGCGTGTGGGCGAATGTCAACCACCCGTACATTGAAGTCGAAGACACCGCTCTGGCCATTGTCCGCTTCAAAAATGGGGGCCTGGGCAACATCATGCTCAGTAATTCGCAAAAGCCGGGCCTATACGGAAAGGTGCATGTACACGGCAGCAGTGGGGCATCGGTAGGTGTACAAACCGATGGCGGATCTATGTTCGTGGCGGGCCAATCGACTATTCAGGAGCCACCTGCCAACGACCTTTGGACCGTGCCGGGTGAGGAACACCTGCTGGCAGAATGGGTCAAAGCCGATGCCGACCATTTTCACTCCGTCGACAACATGGTCTTTTTCTTTGCCGAGCAGCTCCGCGAGTTCTGCGAATCCGTTGGGCAGAACCGCACTCCGGCCGTCACGGGCGAAGATGGCCGCCGGGTAGTACAGTTGTTCCAGGCCATTTATGAATCGCAGCGGACGGGGGGCGTGGTAAACTTTTGA
- the nadC gene encoding carboxylating nicotinate-nucleotide diphosphorylase — MTLHEFIKTALAEDVGDGDHTSLATIPADAQRRARLLVKDTGILAGVDVALAIFEEVDPNFEVEVLMEDGVSMKPGDIVLTVSGNARNILTAERLVLNCMQRMSGIATQTRRMVDLIQGTRAQLLDTRKTTPNFRICEKMAVKIGGGVNHRFGLYDMILIKDNHIDYAGGVTQAITQANQYLKRTGRQLEIEVEMRTRAEVEEVLKLTESGDVRVDVLLLDNFKPDEIRDLVRLIDNRITTEASGGITEANLRAYAETGVNFISSGALTHHVRSLDLSLKAY; from the coding sequence ATGACCTTACACGAATTTATCAAGACGGCCCTGGCCGAAGACGTTGGCGACGGCGATCACACTTCGCTGGCAACTATTCCGGCCGATGCCCAACGACGCGCCCGGCTACTTGTAAAAGACACGGGCATTCTGGCGGGGGTTGACGTAGCGTTAGCCATTTTCGAAGAAGTAGACCCTAATTTCGAGGTGGAAGTACTGATGGAAGACGGCGTTTCGATGAAGCCCGGCGACATTGTGCTGACCGTTTCGGGGAATGCCCGGAATATTCTTACTGCCGAGCGGCTGGTGCTCAATTGCATGCAACGGATGAGCGGTATTGCCACCCAAACGCGCCGGATGGTGGACCTGATTCAAGGCACCCGCGCCCAATTGCTCGACACCCGCAAGACAACGCCCAACTTCCGTATCTGCGAGAAAATGGCCGTAAAAATTGGCGGGGGCGTAAATCACCGCTTCGGGCTGTACGATATGATTCTGATCAAAGACAATCATATCGACTATGCCGGGGGCGTGACACAGGCCATTACGCAGGCTAACCAATACCTGAAACGTACGGGTCGGCAGTTGGAGATCGAAGTGGAAATGCGCACCCGTGCCGAAGTAGAGGAGGTGCTGAAACTAACCGAGTCGGGCGATGTCCGGGTGGATGTGCTGCTGCTCGACAATTTCAAACCCGACGAAATCCGGGACCTTGTCCGGCTCATCGACAACCGGATTACGACCGAAGCCTCAGGCGGCATCACGGAAGCGAATCTGCGCGCTTACGCCGAAACGGGCGTTAACTTTATCTCGTCAGGGGCGCTGACGCACCATGTGCGCAGTCTGGATCTGAGTTTGAAGGCGTATTAA
- the nadA gene encoding quinolinate synthase NadA produces the protein MEALLEEVQRVGYVNKPVDENIDLVAEIKRLKKEKNAVILAHYYVDGSIQDLADYIGDSLGLSQQAAATPADMIVFCGVHFMGETAKVLSPEKKVVIPDLNAGCSLADSAPADKFAAFKAQYPDHIVLSYINCSAEIKALSDIIVTSSNALKIVESLPKDQKIIFAPDANLGRYISKKTGRDMVLWDGACIVHIDISLEKLQKLRAEHPDAKFVAHPECQEHILMHADYIGSTTALLKYVVDSPEQTFIVGTEAGILHKMRQAAPHKNIIPAPASANNTCACSECPYMKMNTLEKLYNCMLYEQPEIIVPEDVRVKAEASVLRMLELSKNL, from the coding sequence GTGGAAGCATTACTCGAAGAAGTTCAGCGCGTGGGTTATGTAAACAAACCCGTTGACGAGAATATAGATCTGGTAGCCGAAATCAAGCGACTCAAAAAAGAGAAAAACGCGGTGATTCTGGCTCACTATTACGTAGATGGCAGTATTCAGGACCTGGCCGATTACATCGGCGACAGCCTGGGCCTGAGCCAGCAGGCGGCCGCTACACCCGCCGACATGATTGTGTTCTGTGGCGTTCACTTCATGGGTGAAACGGCTAAAGTGCTCTCGCCTGAGAAAAAAGTGGTGATCCCCGACCTCAACGCGGGCTGCTCCCTCGCCGACTCGGCCCCGGCCGACAAGTTTGCGGCTTTCAAGGCACAGTACCCCGACCACATTGTGTTGTCGTACATCAACTGTTCGGCCGAAATCAAGGCCCTGTCCGACATCATTGTGACCTCGTCCAACGCGTTGAAGATTGTCGAAAGTCTGCCCAAAGACCAGAAGATCATCTTCGCGCCCGACGCTAACCTGGGTCGGTATATTTCCAAGAAAACCGGTCGCGACATGGTGCTGTGGGACGGGGCCTGCATTGTCCACATCGACATCTCGCTCGAAAAACTACAGAAGCTCCGCGCCGAACACCCCGACGCCAAGTTTGTGGCTCACCCCGAGTGTCAGGAGCATATCCTGATGCACGCCGATTACATTGGCTCCACGACGGCCCTGCTCAAGTACGTGGTCGATAGTCCTGAGCAGACGTTTATTGTGGGAACAGAAGCGGGCATCCTGCACAAGATGCGGCAGGCGGCTCCGCATAAGAATATTATTCCGGCTCCGGCATCGGCTAATAACACCTGTGCCTGTTCGGAGTGCCCGTACATGAAGATGAACACGCTCGAAAAGCTTTACAACTGCATGTTGTATGAGCAACCCGAGATTATTGTACCCGAGGACGTACGCGTGAAGGCCGAGGCTTCGGTGCTGCGAATGCTGGAGTTGAGCAAGAACTTGTAA
- a CDS encoding type II toxin-antitoxin system RelE/ParE family toxin yields the protein MNFDVIVTDDALRDIKQLKKKYASFKADFAALLASLEELPQQGEPLGKDCFKVRLAITAKQRGKSGGARVITCVKIINGQVFIIAIYDKSDLETMSDKKMEQRLRNAGL from the coding sequence ATGAACTTTGATGTAATTGTTACCGATGACGCTTTGCGAGACATCAAGCAATTGAAGAAGAAATACGCTTCTTTTAAGGCAGACTTTGCTGCTCTGTTAGCGTCTTTAGAAGAGTTACCGCAGCAAGGGGAACCACTCGGCAAAGACTGTTTCAAAGTACGGTTGGCTATCACCGCAAAGCAAAGAGGTAAAAGTGGAGGAGCGCGTGTGATAACCTGTGTCAAGATTATAAACGGGCAAGTCTTTATTATTGCCATCTACGACAAAAGCGATCTGGAAACGATGTCTGACAAAAAAATGGAGCAGCGACTCCGAAACGCTGGCCTTTAA
- the nadB gene encoding L-aspartate oxidase: MPHQYDFLVIGSGIAGLSYATKLAIHFEEQQQPVRIAVITKVQADETNTKYAQGGIAAVWDEDDSFEKHIEDTMIAGDFLSDRKIVEIVVREAPGRIQELIEYGTRFDKEADGDYDLAREGGHSDHRILHFKDITGAEIERALLEKAQSMKSIEIFTHYYAVELITRHSLGETVHRYDTDNRCFGAYVLNTQTGQVEKFLARTTLLATGGIGNIYQNTTNPTIATGDGIAMAYRAKAIAKDMEFIQFHPTALYEPGKKPNFLISEAVRGFGGILRNLKGETFMEHYDARLSLAPRDIVARAIDSEMKKAGAQHMYLDVTHCDYERFVEHFPNITAYCRDKLGIDIRKDYIPVVPAQHYLCGGVRVDEHGRTNIQFLYAVGECACTGLHGANRLASNSLLEAVVFGHRAYLDTLEHLERAEIPDNIPAWNDAGTTHPEELVLVTEMKRELESIMSNYVGIVRSNRRLKRAMDRLELIYLEHEELYRQSKVSVPICELRNMIEVSYLVIKMAMARRENTGLHYNIDL; the protein is encoded by the coding sequence ATGCCCCATCAATATGATTTTCTCGTAATCGGCTCAGGCATTGCCGGGCTGAGTTACGCCACCAAACTCGCTATCCACTTCGAGGAACAGCAACAGCCGGTTCGGATTGCGGTGATCACCAAGGTGCAGGCCGACGAAACCAACACCAAGTACGCGCAGGGCGGTATTGCGGCCGTTTGGGATGAGGACGACTCGTTCGAGAAGCACATCGAAGATACCATGATCGCGGGGGACTTCCTCAGCGACCGCAAGATTGTGGAGATTGTGGTGCGCGAAGCCCCCGGACGTATTCAGGAGCTGATCGAGTACGGTACCCGATTCGATAAAGAAGCCGACGGCGACTACGACCTTGCCCGCGAGGGGGGCCACTCCGACCATCGAATCCTGCATTTCAAAGACATCACCGGTGCCGAAATCGAGCGGGCCTTGCTCGAAAAAGCCCAGTCGATGAAGTCAATCGAGATCTTCACGCATTACTATGCTGTCGAACTTATCACCCGGCACTCATTGGGCGAAACCGTTCACCGGTACGATACGGATAATCGCTGCTTCGGCGCCTATGTGCTCAACACCCAAACAGGGCAGGTTGAGAAGTTTCTGGCTCGCACCACCCTCCTGGCAACGGGCGGTATCGGCAACATATACCAGAACACCACCAATCCCACTATTGCCACCGGCGACGGCATTGCCATGGCCTACCGGGCCAAAGCCATTGCCAAGGACATGGAGTTTATTCAGTTCCACCCCACGGCGCTGTACGAGCCGGGCAAGAAACCTAACTTCCTTATTTCGGAAGCGGTGCGTGGCTTTGGAGGAATTTTGCGGAACCTGAAAGGCGAGACGTTCATGGAGCACTACGATGCGCGGCTGTCGTTGGCTCCGCGTGATATTGTGGCCCGCGCCATCGACTCTGAGATGAAAAAAGCCGGTGCTCAACACATGTACCTCGACGTAACCCACTGCGATTACGAGCGGTTTGTGGAGCACTTCCCCAACATCACGGCCTATTGCCGCGACAAGCTGGGCATCGACATTCGGAAAGATTACATACCCGTAGTACCGGCGCAGCATTACCTCTGCGGAGGGGTTCGGGTCGATGAGCACGGACGCACCAATATCCAGTTCCTGTACGCGGTGGGCGAGTGCGCGTGCACGGGCCTGCACGGCGCCAACCGCCTGGCCAGTAACTCCCTGCTCGAAGCGGTGGTGTTTGGCCACCGGGCGTATCTGGATACGCTGGAGCATCTGGAGCGGGCCGAAATCCCCGACAACATTCCGGCCTGGAACGATGCCGGCACCACCCACCCCGAAGAACTCGTACTGGTAACCGAGATGAAACGCGAGCTGGAGTCCATCATGTCCAACTACGTGGGTATCGTGCGCTCCAACCGACGTCTGAAACGGGCCATGGACCGGCTTGAGCTGATTTACCTGGAACACGAAGAACTTTACCGGCAGTCGAAAGTATCGGTGCCGATTTGTGAGCTTCGGAACATGATTGAGGTAAGCTATCTGGTGATCAAGATGGCGATGGCCCGGCGCGAAAACACCGGTCTGCACTATAATATTGACCTTTAG